GCCGATGGCCAGCATCCCGATCTCCTCCAGCGGCGTCACCTGGGCGAACCACTGCGGGAAGCCCTCGGAGCGCACCAGGGCGTGGAACCGCTCGCGCGAGGCCACGTCCAGCGCCGATGCGAGATCCCGGAACCGTTCGGTGGCCGACGCGTTGCGCTTCTCCACCGAGGGTGCCGAGGCGAGCAGGGTCGCGGCGGCGACCTGCTCGATGTGGCGCATCGCGATGACCGGGTCGCCGTAGCGGGCCAGGATGACCTCGCCCTGCTCGGTGAGCTTGAAGCGCCCGTCGACCGAGTGCGGCGGCTGCGCGAGCACCGCCCGGTTGGCCGGGCCGCCGCCGCGCCCGAGGGCGCCGCCACGACCGTGGAACAGGGTGAGCTCGATGTCGTGCCGGTCGGCCCACTCGGCGATGCGCGACTGCGCGGTGTGCAGCGCGAGGGTCGCGGCGACCGGGCCGACGTCCTTCGAGGAGTCGGAGTAGCCGAGCATGACCTCGACCTTGCGGCCGTTGACCGCGAGGCGCGCCTGCACCTGCGGCAGCTCGAGCATCGCCTCGAGGATCTCCACCGAGCCTTCGAGGTCGGCGAAGGTCTCGAACAGCGGGATCGCGTCGATGACCGGACGCTCGTCCGGGTCGGGGAACGCGAGCTCGGCGAGCTGGTAGACCGCTGCCAGGTGCTCGGGCGCCTGCGTGAACGAGACGATGTAGCGGCGCGCCGCCCGCTCGCCGTAGCGCGCCTGGACGGCGCCGAGCGCACGGTACGTGTCGAGCACCTCGCGCGTGCGGTCGCTGAGCTCCGGGCTGTTGACGCCCTTCTCGGCGATCTCGGCGAGGGCCTCGGCGTGCACCTGCGAGTGCTGGCGCACCTCCAGCTCGGCCAGGTGGAACCCGAAGGTCTGCACCTGCCAGATGAGCTTCTGCAGGGACCCGTAGGCCAGGCGCGGGGCGCCCGCGGCGACGAGCGAGTCCTGCACGACGCGCAGGTCCGCCTCCAGCTTCTCCGCCGTCGGGTAGGCGAGGTCGGCGTCGCGGCGTCGGGTGGCGGCGATGCGCTCGGCGATCACCAGCAGCGCCGCGCGGTGCGGCTCGCCCGGAGACTCCGCCTCGGCGCGCGCCGCGGCCTCCCCGGAGAGCTGGCGCAGGCGGTTCCACAGCCCGCGCAGGGCGTCCGACGGCGGGGTGTCGCCGGCGGCCATCGTCAGCTTGCGGGCCGTGCTGAACGCCTCGTCCTCGAGCGCCGCGAGGGCGTGCTCGGCGGCGACGGCGGCGGCCTGCCGGGTGACGTCGGCGGTGACGTTGGGGTTGCCGTCACGGTCGCCGCCGATCCAGGTGCCCAGGCGCACGAACGGGCGCACCAGGGGGGTGGCGCGGCCGGCGTCGTCGCCCAGCAGCCAGTCGTCGAGGCGCCGGTAGACCTCGGGGAAGGTCTGGAACAGCGTCTGGTCGAACACGCCGACGGCGGACTTGACCTCGTCGATGACGGTCGGCTTGGCCGGGCGCAGCGGCTGGGTGCGCCACAGCACGTCGATCTCCGCGAGCAGGTGGCGGTTGATCTCGGCGAGCGCGGTGCCGCCGGGGCGCAGCGTGTCGCGATCGGCCAGCAGGTTGCCGATGCGGCGGATGGACCGGGACACCGCCCGACGGCGCGCCTCGGTCGGGTGGGCCGTGAGCACCGGCCGGAACTCGAGCTCCTGGAGGCGTCGCAGCGCCTCGTCGCGGCCGACCTCCTCCGCGAGCTGGTTGAACGCGCGCGGGATCGTCTCCTCGACCAGCGACCGCTCGACCGCCTGGTCGCGGGAGCGCAGCACGCGCACCCGGTGGTACTCCTCGGCGAGGTTCGCCAGGTGGAAGTAGCACGTGAAGGCGCGGGCGATCTGGTCGGCGCGGTCCAGCGACAGGGAGTTGACGTGCGCGGCGGCCGCGGCCAGCGCTGCGGCGTCGTCCCCGTACGCGCGGATCGTCAGCTCACGCAGGTGCTCGACGTCGTCGAGCAGGTCCTGACCGCCGGCCTCCTTGAGGATCGTGCCCAGCAGGCCGCCCAGAAGGCGGATGTCGTCCCGCAGCGGGTCGGGCATCTCGTAGCGCGCGACAACACGCTCGGTGGCTTGAGGGAAGATCTCGCTCACGATAGGGAGGGTATGCCGAATCGTCCGGATCGCGGTCATCACGTCCGCGGATCGGTCGCCCGTGCGCTGGCCCGACGACGCCGGAGAGCGCCCCGGAACCGGACACAGGGCTCCTCAGCACCTGGAATGACGGCTGCGTCCTGTCTCCCGGTGCACCATGCGCCGGAGCAGCGGTATAGACAGTCCCCATGAGCCTGTCGAACCATGCCTCCTCCGGTCGCGTCCTCGTCACCGGGTCCAGCGGACGCCTCGGGCCCGCCGTCGTGCGCCACCTGGCCGAGCACGGGTGGGACGTCGTCGCCGTCGACGTCGTGCCGCCGCGCGAGCCGCAGCCGGCCAAGTTCGTGCGCGCCGATCTCACCGACCTCGGGCAGGTCGTCGAGCTGATGACCGGGTTCGACGAGTCGGCGCCCGTCACCGCCGTCGTGCACCTGGCGGCGGTACCAGCACCTGGGCTGCGGCCCGACGCCGCGACCTTCGCGAACAACGTGCCCGCCACGTACAACGTGTTCCGTGCCGCGCGCGTCGCGGGCGTCAAGAACGTCGTGTGGGCGTCCAGCGAGACCGTGCTGGGACTGCCGTTCGACGTGCCGCCGCCGTACGTGCCCGTCGACGAGGAGTACCCGGTGCGTCCCGAGACGACGTACTCGCTCGGCAAGGCCGTCGAGGAGGAGATGGCGCGGCACCTGACACGCTGGGACCCGGCGCTCAAGCTCGTGGGCCTGCGGTTCAGCAACGTCATGCTGCCCGAGGACTACGCGATGTTCCCCGGCTGGCAGTCCGACGCGAGCCTGCGGCGCTGGAACCTCTGGGGCTACATCGACGCCCGCGACGGCGCCCAGGCCGTGCGGCTCGCCCTCGAGGCCGACCTCACCGGTTGGGAGGCGTTCATCGTCGCCAACGCGGACACCGTCATGACCCGCGACTCGGCGGACCTCCTCGCCGAGCACTACCCGGACGTGCCCCGCAAGCGCCCGGTGACGGGCCGCGAGACGCTGCTCAGCATCGACAAGGCGCGCCGCATGCTGGGCTACGAGCCGCGGTTCGGCTGGCAGGACCAGGGGTGACGCCACCGGTGGTTGAGCTTGTCGAAACCACCCCGGTCCGTGGGGTGGTTTCGACAGGCTCAACCACCGGGGCGGCTCAACCACCGGGGGCGGGTGGACGCGTGGGGTGGTTTCGACAGGCTCAACCACCGAGGGCGGCTCAACCACCGGGGCGGGGGCGGGCGCGGGGCGGTCTACAGCGTTGCCGCTGCCAGTGGCTCCGGGCGCCCCGCGATGGCGATCTCGATGCGTTCCAGCGACGAGAGCGGTAGCGCCGACGACGCGCCGAGGCCCGTGGCCTCCTGGTCTGCCGTCGTCCAGGTGGCGGCGACGATGCGCGCGCCCGTGCGGTCGACGAGCACGAGCTCGTAGGTGACGGGCTCCGGGCCGCCGCCGTAGCCGCCGTCCGGCCCGTCCGCCGCGCCGGCCTGCCGCTCGTACCGGCAGCTCCACGCCAGGCTGGTCCCCCACGGCGTCGGCGTCGCGACCAGGTCCGCCCACATCCCCGTGTCGCCCACGGGGGCAAGCTGGAGGGTCACCGTCCCGGCCACCGCAGCCGACGACGTCGGCGTCGGCGTCGTCGGGCCTGACTCGGAGCCAGGACTCAGCGCGGATCCGGCGAGCACGCCACCGACGGCGATGACGGTCGCCACCGCGACCAACCCGGCACGACGGCGTCGCCGCGAGCGCCGCGCCGCGGCGGCCACCCGGGCGAACGGCACAACATCTCCGGCCCTGGCCGCTGATCCCGGACCGGCCGCTGCCCGTGCGCCGGACGCGTCGGGACCGCCCCCTACGGGCAGCGCGGCGGCGGGCGGCCCGGCGGTGGGCGGCGCATCCACCGGCAGCAGGTCCGCCGGGACCGACGCCAGCAGCCCGGGGAGCGCGGCGATCTCCGCGACGGCCGTGCGGCACGCCTCGCACGCCGTGAGGTGGGCGGCGTACTCGCGGCGCTCGGCGGGGCCGAGGGCGCCGAGCACGTAGGCGGCATCCCAGTGCGCATACCGGTCGGTCATGGCGTCACCCCCTTCTCCTGGAGCGAGAGCCGCAGCGCGCGCAGCGCGTAGTGCATGCGGGACTTGACGGTCCCGGGCGGGATCTCGAGGTCGTCGGCGAGCTCCGCGACGGACCGTCCGCCGTAGTAGGCGCCGACGACGACGGCGCGGTGCTCGGCGCTGAGCCCGGCGAGGGCGTCTGCGACGAGCCAGGCGTCGAGCACCTGCTGCGTCCGGTCGGGCTCGGGGCGTTCGGGCACGACGGCGGTGGTGCGCTCGTGGGCATGCCGGGCGCTGCGGCGCTGGTCGACGACCAAGTGCTTGGCGACGGTGAACAGCCAGGCGCGCACCGAGTCCTCGGGGCGTTCGAGCACCTCGGGGTGCCGCCAGGCCCGCAGCAGCGTCTCCTGCACCACGTCCCGGGTCTGCTCCTCGTCGGAGGTCAGGTGGCGCACGTAGCGGTGCAGCGCCGCGGCGTGGGTGCCGTGGACGGCCGCGAGGACGGCGTCGTCGGGGTGCTCGCGAGGCATCGTCAGCCTGCCCGGGCGAGCACCAGGGAGAACTCGACGAACCCGGCGTCCTGCACCCGCACGAATCCCAGCGACGGGGCCTCGACGTCGTAGTCCGCGAACGTGACAGGGATGCTGCCGACCACCTGCACCGCGTCCTGCCCCGTGGCGCCGAGCTCGGCGGCGACCGTGACCTGCCGGGTGACGCCGTGGATCGTGAGGTCGCCGGTCAGGTCGACGGCGGTGGCGCCGGCCGGGAGCGGGGCGGGCTCCGTGAGCTCGAACGTGGCCGTGGGGAACACGTCGGTGGCGAGCGCGGAGGTGCGGAAGTACCGGTCGCGCGGCGGCTGGTCCGTGGCGACCGACGCCATGTCCACCGTGACCGTGGCCGCCGTGACCGCACCGTCGTCGAGCATGACCTCGGCCTCGACCTGCTCCGTGCGGCCCGTGGCGGTGGCGTTCTCGCCACGCAGCACCTCGTCCACGCGGTACCCGGCGTACGAGCCCGGCTGGGCGGTCCACCGCCCGTCGAGCGACGCGGGATCCTCGACCGGGTCTCCGACGTCGAGCACCGGCGCCGCCTCCGCCTGGCTGTTCGCCCAGTCCGCGTACAGGCCCGGCCCCCAGACGACGCCCGCGACCGCCAGGGCGGCCACCGCCGCCCCGGCGCCGATCGCCACCTTCCCCCGTGTCCGCACGCCCGTCCCCCTCGCCGTCGTCGCCGGCCGGTGCACGGCGCCTCCTGTGCACGACGACGAACCACCAGGCCTCGTGGTTCAACTGTGCACCCGGCGACCGGCTCCCGGCGATCGTCGTGAACCCGCGGCGGCCCGGCGTCGTCGTCGTCATGGGAAGACATCACGAGGAAGGACGGAGCGATGCGACAAACGACCCACGCGCTCGCGGCCGCCGCGCTGGTCGCAGCGCTGGCGGGGTGCGCGAGCGGGAGCAGCGGCAGCCCGGGTGAGGCGCCCGCGCTGCCCGCGGGCACCGTGCTGACGACGGCGGACAGCGACCTCGGCGAGATCGTCGTCGACGCCGACGGCATGACGGTCTACTACTTCAGCAACGACGAACCCGGCTCCGGCACGAGCGCCTGCGAGGGCGACTGCCTGGCCGCCTGGCCACCCGTCCACGCGCCGGGCGAGGTGCAGGAGGATCTGCGGGCCGACGGCGTCGACGGCGTGCTCGGCACCATCACGGGCAACGACGGCGAGCCGCAGGTGACGCTCGACGGCCGCCCGCTCTACCTCTACGCAGGCGACGGCGCCCCGGGCGACGTCACCGGCCAGGGCCTCGAGGACATCTGGTGGGTCGTGGCCCCGGACGGCACGGAGATCCGCGAGATGCCGGCACCGGTCATGCCGGGCTACTGAGCACCGGTCCCTGAGGGCGACGCCGACCGGACCCGGTTACGGACGACGACGACGGCGACCGCGACGAGGGCGACGACGATCCCCACCGCGACGAGGGCCGCGAGGCCGAGCATCGCGTAGACGAGGAACCAGAGGGACATCAGAGGGTGCCGAGCAGCTTCGCGCGGGCGGCGTCCCGCTCGGCCGTGGTGATGGTGCCGGCACGGTGGAGGGCGTCCAGCTCGGCGAGGCGCTCCGTCAGGGACTGACGCGGTGCGGGCTGCGTCGGCAGCGCCTCCGTCGGCAGGGGCGCCATCAGGCGGCTCTCCGCGGCGCGGATCATCAGGTGGGCGGCCGGGTCGAGGGGGTCGATGCCCGCGTTCCTGAGCTTCCTGAAACGGCGGACGGCGAGGGCGATCACGACGATCACGGTCCCGATGACGAGGATCAGGACGAGCGTGAACATCAGGTCGTAGCCCGCAGGGACGAACCGGTCGGCGTCGTACACCGGATCCATCTGTACCTCCCTCGGCGGCTGCCGCACGCGCGGCCTGGCGTGACCGTAGCGCGCCGGTACGCCGGGCACCAGCACCTGGCTCCGGCGTCACACCGCACCTGGCGGTGGCGGCGCAGGCCTCTACGCTGGCACGCATGAGCATCCGCATCGGGGCGCACGTCGACGGCGCCGACGCCGTCGCGCAGGCGCAGGCCATCGGGGCCGAGGTGGCGCAGGTCTTCCTCGGCGACCCGCAGTCGTGGAAGGTCACCGGGTCGGGGTACCCGGGCGGTGAGGAGGCGCTGCGTGAGGACGCGGCCGCCGCCGGCATCGACCTGTACGTGCACGCCCCGTACGGCATCAACGTCGCCTCGACCAACAACCGGATCCGCATCCCGAGCCGCAAGCTGCTGCAGGCCACGCTCGAGGGGGCGGCAGCGATCGGCGCCCGCGGCGTCGTCGTCCACGGCGGGCACGTGACCGGGAAGGACGCCCCCGAGGTCGGCTTCGACAACTGGCGCAAGGCCATCGACTCCCTCGACACGGACGTGCCGGTGCTCATCGAGAACACGGCCGGCGGCGACTTCGCGATGGCCCGCCACCTGGAGCGCATCGAGCAGCTGTGGGCGGCGGTGCAGTCGAGCACGAACGCCAGCGTCGTCGGGTTCACGCTCGACACCTGCCACGCGTGGGCGGGTGGCATCGACCTGGCCACCGCCGTCGCCGACATCCGGGCGATCACCGGCCGCATCGACCTGGTGCACGCCAACGACTCGCGCGACACCGCCGGGTCAGGTGCCGACCGGCACGCCCACTTCGGCGCGGGCCAGATCCCGCCCGACCTGTTGACAGGCGTCATCGCGGCCGCGGGCGCCCCGGTCGTGTGCGAGACGCACGGCGACATGACCCCGGACATCGCCTGGCTCCAGGACCGCCTCGTCTGACACCGCCGCGTCGACGAGGCCCCGTCAGGGCGCCGGCGGGGTCAACCGGGTGAGCGTGCCGTCGCGGAACCACCCTGCCTCGCCGTTCGGCAGGTCGCGCACCTCGGTCGCGGTACCCGTCGCGTACTCCACCAGCGCACCGTCGACGACGAGGAGCTCCGCCATCGCGGTGTGCTCACGGTCGAGGGTCCACGTCCGGCCCGTGCGCAGGTCGACGCCGACCAGGTGCCGTTCCGGCGTGGCGCTCTGGTCGGCAGCGACGGCGAGCACGGCGACCGTGCCGTCGGTGACGGCCGCGTCCGTGCCGTACTCCGGCACACGCGTGTCCCGGTCGCCCTGCCACAGGAGCGTCCCGTCGTTCGCGTCCAGGCCCACCAGGGACCAGTCACGCGTCAGGCCCAGGACGACACCGCCAGCGCGGACGAGAACGGACGACACCGCCGGCGGCGACGTTGCCCCCGGGCTCGCCGGCCAGAGCCGCTGGCCGTCCGCATCGAGACACAGCAGGGTGCCGTTCCCGTCCAGCACCAACAGGTTCGCGGACACCGCGTCGGTGGCCGTGGGCACGACCACGCCGAGGTTCACCACCGACCTGAGGCCCCCGCGTTCGTCGAGGACCTGCGACGGGGCGGCGTACCCGTGCAGGACGTAGCCGCCGTCCGGGTCCGGCTGCAGGTACGCCTGGTCCAGGTCCTCCCGCCCCGCCAGCAGGGTGCCGTCCGGGAGGAACGCCGCGTCGACGCCGCAGCCGTCGATGACGATCAGCGTCGGGGTCACGTACGCGCCGACGCTCAGGGTGATGCGGGTGGACCCGTCGACGTCGATGGTCGGTCCGCAGCCGAGGGGGTACGCGCCGGGCTCGAACGGCACCTCCGCGGTCCACCGGAGCGCACCCGAGGCGGCGTCGGTCATCTCCAGCAGCGCATCCGGACCGGCGAGGATGCCCTGGGGGAACGTCTCGCTCAGGTCGATGCCCGCGGGGGTGACCGGCAGCTCGGGCACCTCACCCGTCGGGCGCACGGTGAGCAGGCCACCGTCGGCCGTCGGCACCACCGAGCGGTCCGTCGTGTCGCCGAGGTCGCGCCGGGCGACGACGACGCCGTCCGCGTCGAGCACCGTGACCCGCCGGGCCTCGACAGGGCCGGCGAGGCACACCAGCGTGGTGGGCGTCGGGGCGCGCTCCCCGGGCATGGGCCGCAGCCCGCAGGTGAGGTCTCCGCCGAGCTCGTGCCGCCACGCCTCGCCGCCGTCGTCGACCCGCAGCCCGACGGCGTCGGCGCCGTCGGCCACCACCACGGTGCCGGCCAAGGTTCCGGACAGGGTGCCGAGCACCGCGCCCGTGAGCGGCACGGACCAGGCCTCCTCCAACGGGCCGCTCCCGAGGTCGAGCACCCCGCCGGGCGAGGCGAGCAGGGCGGCGACACGGTCGCGCTCCGCGGCCGCTGCCTGCGCGGCCCGCACCGCGAACGTGCCGCCGACGACGCTGCCCGCGACCAGGGCGATCCCGACCCCGACGGCGACGAGGCGGCGCCGGGGCTGGCGGGCGACGAAGGCTCGGACGGCCCGCGCGCCGTGCCGGACGGGGTCGGCGAGCGCATCGACCTCCGGTTCGTCCGGGACGGCACCCAGTCCGTGCCGGTTCCCCTCGGCGCCGGCGTCGTCGTCGGGCTCGAGGTCGAACGTGACGCCGACGTCGCGATGACTCACGAAGCGCACGCTAGGCCCTGGCGCGCCCGTTGGGAAGCGACCTCTGGCCGACCGGACCGTGGCGGTGCAGGCTGTGGATACCGGCAGCGAAGGAGTCCCCGTGAGCCTCACCCTGTGCGCCACCTGCGGCGTCGAGCACGCGTCCCGGCCCGAGGTCTGCAGGATCTGCGCCGACGAACGGCAGTGGGTGCCCGCGGACGGCCAGCGCTGGACCACCCTCGACGAGCTCGCCGCGGCGGGCGCGTCGGTCGCGTTCGCCGAGCTGGAGCCGTCGCTGTGGGCGCTGGAGGTGGCGGGGGTCGCCGTCGGCATCGGACAGCAGTCGAAGCTGCTGGTCACGCCCGCGGGCGCGCTGCTGTGGGACCCCTTGCCGTACGTCGACGACGACGCCGTGGGACGCGTGCGGTCCCTCGCCGGGGACGCCGGGGTGGTCGCGGTCGCGGCCTCGCACCCGCACATGTTCGGCGTGCAGCTCGAGTGGTCGCGGCGGCTAGGCTCGGCGGGCGGCGACGTGCCCGTGCTGGTCAGCCGCGCGGACCTCGACTGGGTGGCCCGGCCAGGACCGGCCCTGCGGGCGTGGGAGGGCGACCGGGTGATCCTGCCCGGGGTGACCATGACGCAGCCGGGCGGGCACTTCCCCGGCTCCGCCGTCGTGCACTGGGCCGGCGGTGCGGGCGGGCGCGGGGTGCTGCTGAGCGGCGACACCATCTTCGCCAACCCGGACCGGGTCTCGGTCAGCTTCATGCGCTCCTACCCCAACCGCATCCCGCTGTCGGGCCGGGTCGCCGAGCGGGTGGCCCGGCACGTGGCCCGGTTCGCCTTCGAGCGGCTGTACAACAACTTCGACGGCGTCATCCCCCGCGACGCCGTCGACGTCGTCGTGCGTTCGGCACGCCGCCACCGCGAGTGGACGGACGGCACCCACGACCACCTGACGTAGGCAACCGTGCCCAGGCCCGACGCGGTCGCCCGTGCGAACGCGTGAACCCGACGCAGTGCGGTGAAGCCACGGACGACAACGGCCCCGTCATGGGACCGTGGGCCATGACCGATCCCCGGGAGTCCCTCCAGCACTACCTCCAGCAGGCCCGCGACGCGCTCGTCTGGAAGACCGAGGGCTTGCCCCAGCGGGAGCTGCGGATGCCGCGCACGGTGACGGGCACCAACCTGCTCGGGCTGGTCAAGCACTGCATCGCCGTCGAGGCCGGCTACCTCGGCCACACCTTCGGCCGGCCCTTCCCGGACTTCGAGACCGCGATGCCGTGGCTCCGCTCCTGGGTGGATCCGAGCGTGCCGGAGGTGTTCGAGGAGGACCTGTTCGCCACCGAGACCGAGTCGGCGCAAGGGCTGGTCGACCTGTACCGCCGCGTGTGGGCGCACGGCGACGAGACCATCGCCCTGCTCGACCTGGACGCCCCCGGCCGCGTGCCGTGGTGGTCGCCCGAGAAGGCCGACGTCACGCTGCACCAGGTGCTCGTGCACCTGGTCGCGGAGCTCCAGCGGCACGCTGGGCACGCCGACATCCTGCGCGAGGGGATCGACGGCTCCGCGGGCGTGAACAGGCGGTTCGGCAACCTGTGGACGACTGTCGAGGACCGACCGGCGCACGTCGCACGGCTGCGCGAGATCGCGGAGCGCTTCCCCGTGGACTGACCGGCCAGGCATTCTCCGCGCCGGCCGTGGGAACGCAAGGGCTCTGCCGGATCGTCTCGCCCCTTGGCGGATCCCGTCCTAGGGTGGCGGTTGGTACCGACTCGTCCGGAAGGTCACCTCATGATCGAGCGCGTCAATCCTCCGACGCTCTACCAGAGCCCCGTGTTCTCCCAGGGCACGATCGCCCCCGCCGGCCGCACGCTGTTCGTCGGCGGCCAGAACGGCGTCGACTCCGACGGCGTGATGGCGTCCGGGATGGCCGCCCAGGTCAAGCAGGCCATCGCCAACGTACAGGCGGTGCTCGCGGCCGGCGGCGCCACGCCCGACGACGTCGCCAAGCTCACCATCTACCTCGACCAGCGCGTGGACCCGCGCGAGGCGTACGCGGCCTCCGTCGACGCGTGGGGCGAGCACCGCTGCGCGGTCACCGCGATGCTGGTCGCCGGGCTGGCGGTCCCGGGCGCGCTGGTGGAGATCGAGGCGGTCGCGGCTCTGCCCGAGTGACGGCCCGGCCGGGCGCCCCTCACGCCACGAAGATGCAGAACGGGTGCCCCGCCAGGTCGGCGAACACCCGGAGCGGCTCCTCGTCGTCGTCGGACCGGTCGAGCAGCAGCGTGGCGCCGAGCGCGAGGGCGCGCTCGGTCTGCTCGTCGAGGGCCGCGACGTCGGGCACGGTGGTGTCCAGGTGGAGCTGCTGCGGCACCTCCGCCGCAGGCCACGTCGACGGCGACAGGCTCTCCACCTGCTGGAACGCGAGCTGGAGGCCGCCCGGGTTGCGCAGCACCAGCCAGTCCCGCTCCTCGGGCGCGACGTCCGCGATGTCGGGCTCGGCCGGCTCGTCGCCGGCGCGATAGGTCAGACCGAAAAGCTGACGGTAGAACTCCGCGAGCGCCCGCACGTCCGTGGTGTCGAGCACCACCTGCGCGATGAGCGGGAACTGGTTCGGCATGGCTGCTCCCTCGGGTGACGACGGGGTGCGACGTCGGGGGTACGACGACGGGGCCGGCGGCTTCGTCCACGCTATCGGGGACAATGGCCGGGTGCAGTGCCACCACTACGACGCCGGCCGCTGCCGCTCGTGCACGCTGCTCGACGTCGCCTATCCCGTGCAGGTGGCCGACAAGGAACGGCACGTGCGCGGGCTGCTGGAGCCGTTCGCGCCGGACGCCGCATGGCTGCCCCCCGTCACGAGCGCCGAGGGCGGCTTCCGCAACAAGGCCAAGATGGTGGTCACGGGCACGGTCGAGGAGCCCGTCATCGGGATCGTCGGGGCGCTGCCGCAGGGGTACGACCGGGTCGGACACCGCGGACCCACCGGCGTCGACCTCACGGACTGCCCCCTGTACCCGCCCACTCTGCAGGACGCGTTCGGCCCGCTCGCGGAGCTGGTCACCCGGGCCCGCCTCCAGCCGTACGACCTGACGCCGTCGCGCGGGCGGGTCACGCCGCGCGACGCCGCCGGGCGCGGCGAGCTCAAGCACCTCATCGTGACGGTCTCCCCCGCCGGTGCGCTCATGGTCCGCCTGGTGCTGCGGTCGCAGGAGCCGGTCGCGCGGCTGCGCAAGCACCTTCCGTGGCTCCAGACGGCGCTGCCGAACCTCGCCGTGCTGAGCGTGAACCTCCAGCCCGAGCACAAGGCCGTGCTCGAGGGCGAGCGGGAGATCGTGCTCACCGAGCGCGAGACCCTGCCGATGACGCTGCCCGTGCGGCCCGGCGGGCTGACCCTGCACCTGCGGCCGCAGAGCTTCTTCCAGACCAACACCGACGTCGCCGCCGCGCTCTACCGGCAGGCCGCTCAGTGGATCGACGACGTCGCACCCGCGAGCCTGTGGGACCTGTACTGCGGCGTCGGCGGCTTCGCGCTGACGTGCGCGGCACCCGGGCGGGCCGTGACCGGCATCGAGATCTCCGCCGAGGCGGTGGCCAGCGCGCAGGTCACGCGGGCCGAGCTGGAGGCCACCGACGGCGGGCCGGCCGCGATGGCCGGCGTCCGGTTCGCGGCCGGGGACGCGACAGCGTTCGCGCTGGGCTGCGACCCGGCCGACGTGCCCGAGCTCGTCATCGTCAACCCGCCCCGCCGCGGCATCGGCCCCGCGCTCGCGGACTGGCTGGAGTCGTCATCGGCGCGCTGGGTGCTCTACTCGAGCTGCAACGCGGACACCCTCGCGCGCGACCTGGAGCGCATGCCGTCGCTGCGCCCGGCGAAGGTGCGCCTGCTCGACATGTTCCCCCAGACCCGCCACTACGAGGTCCTCACACTGCTGGAACGCCACTGACCTGCCACCCCGGCCCGCCCGGTGGTTGAGCCACCCCATCCGGTGGTTGAGCCACCCCATCCGGTGGTTGAATCGGCCTGGGTTTGTC
The Xylanimonas cellulosilytica DSM 15894 DNA segment above includes these coding regions:
- a CDS encoding deoxyribonuclease IV; protein product: MSIRIGAHVDGADAVAQAQAIGAEVAQVFLGDPQSWKVTGSGYPGGEEALREDAAAAGIDLYVHAPYGINVASTNNRIRIPSRKLLQATLEGAAAIGARGVVVHGGHVTGKDAPEVGFDNWRKAIDSLDTDVPVLIENTAGGDFAMARHLERIEQLWAAVQSSTNASVVGFTLDTCHAWAGGIDLATAVADIRAITGRIDLVHANDSRDTAGSGADRHAHFGAGQIPPDLLTGVIAAAGAPVVCETHGDMTPDIAWLQDRLV
- a CDS encoding YceI family protein, translated to MRTRGKVAIGAGAAVAALAVAGVVWGPGLYADWANSQAEAAPVLDVGDPVEDPASLDGRWTAQPGSYAGYRVDEVLRGENATATGRTEQVEAEVMLDDGAVTAATVTVDMASVATDQPPRDRYFRTSALATDVFPTATFELTEPAPLPAGATAVDLTGDLTIHGVTRQVTVAAELGATGQDAVQVVGSIPVTFADYDVEAPSLGFVRVQDAGFVEFSLVLARAG
- a CDS encoding anti-sigma factor family protein → MTDRYAHWDAAYVLGALGPAERREYAAHLTACEACRTAVAEIAALPGLLASVPADLLPVDAPPTAGPPAAALPVGGGPDASGARAAAGPGSAARAGDVVPFARVAAAARRSRRRRRAGLVAVATVIAVGGVLAGSALSPGSESGPTTPTPTSSAAVAGTVTLQLAPVGDTGMWADLVATPTPWGTSLAWSCRYERQAGAADGPDGGYGGGPEPVTYELVLVDRTGARIVAATWTTADQEATGLGASSALPLSSLERIEIAIAGRPEPLAAATL
- a CDS encoding phosphoenolpyruvate carboxylase — translated: MTAIRTIRHTLPIVSEIFPQATERVVARYEMPDPLRDDIRLLGGLLGTILKEAGGQDLLDDVEHLRELTIRAYGDDAAALAAAAAHVNSLSLDRADQIARAFTCYFHLANLAEEYHRVRVLRSRDQAVERSLVEETIPRAFNQLAEEVGRDEALRRLQELEFRPVLTAHPTEARRRAVSRSIRRIGNLLADRDTLRPGGTALAEINRHLLAEIDVLWRTQPLRPAKPTVIDEVKSAVGVFDQTLFQTFPEVYRRLDDWLLGDDAGRATPLVRPFVRLGTWIGGDRDGNPNVTADVTRQAAAVAAEHALAALEDEAFSTARKLTMAAGDTPPSDALRGLWNRLRQLSGEAAARAEAESPGEPHRAALLVIAERIAATRRRDADLAYPTAEKLEADLRVVQDSLVAAGAPRLAYGSLQKLIWQVQTFGFHLAELEVRQHSQVHAEALAEIAEKGVNSPELSDRTREVLDTYRALGAVQARYGERAARRYIVSFTQAPEHLAAVYQLAELAFPDPDERPVIDAIPLFETFADLEGSVEILEAMLELPQVQARLAVNGRKVEVMLGYSDSSKDVGPVAATLALHTAQSRIAEWADRHDIELTLFHGRGGALGRGGGPANRAVLAQPPHSVDGRFKLTEQGEVILARYGDPVIAMRHIEQVAAATLLASAPSVEKRNASATERFRDLASALDVASRERFHALVRSEGFPQWFAQVTPLEEIGMLAIGSRPAKRGLSVNSLDDLRAIPWVFSWSQARINLAGWYGLGTALRAYAESRPDGLAELQSAFLEWPLFNTLLDNVEMSIAKTDERIAQLYLQLGDRPDLAQQVLDELRLTREWVLKVTGNAWPLEGRRVLGRAVQLRSPYVDALSLLQVRALRALRTDGASEPSQDAAARRERWQHLLLLTVNGVSAGLQNTG
- a CDS encoding sigma-70 family RNA polymerase sigma factor, encoding MPREHPDDAVLAAVHGTHAAALHRYVRHLTSDEEQTRDVVQETLLRAWRHPEVLERPEDSVRAWLFTVAKHLVVDQRRSARHAHERTTAVVPERPEPDRTQQVLDAWLVADALAGLSAEHRAVVVGAYYGGRSVAELADDLEIPPGTVKSRMHYALRALRLSLQEKGVTP
- a CDS encoding COG4315 family predicted lipoprotein; its protein translation is MRQTTHALAAAALVAALAGCASGSSGSPGEAPALPAGTVLTTADSDLGEIVVDADGMTVYYFSNDEPGSGTSACEGDCLAAWPPVHAPGEVQEDLRADGVDGVLGTITGNDGEPQVTLDGRPLYLYAGDGAPGDVTGQGLEDIWWVVAPDGTEIREMPAPVMPGY
- a CDS encoding NAD-dependent epimerase/dehydratase family protein; protein product: MSLSNHASSGRVLVTGSSGRLGPAVVRHLAEHGWDVVAVDVVPPREPQPAKFVRADLTDLGQVVELMTGFDESAPVTAVVHLAAVPAPGLRPDAATFANNVPATYNVFRAARVAGVKNVVWASSETVLGLPFDVPPPYVPVDEEYPVRPETTYSLGKAVEEEMARHLTRWDPALKLVGLRFSNVMLPEDYAMFPGWQSDASLRRWNLWGYIDARDGAQAVRLALEADLTGWEAFIVANADTVMTRDSADLLAEHYPDVPRKRPVTGRETLLSIDKARRMLGYEPRFGWQDQG